A window of the Candidatus Saccharibacteria bacterium oral taxon 488 genome harbors these coding sequences:
- a CDS encoding ATP-dependent Clp protease proteolytic subunit: protein MKKTTSYLIPTVIEKSADGERAFDIYSRLLNERIVFLGEEVNEHTANSVVAQLLHLAYVDPEADISLYINSPGGSVYDGMAIYDTMNFIKPDVATYGIGLQASMGAFLLSSGAKGKRFCLPHAKVMIHQPSSGTRGKVTDMEIDLKETLEVKEMLAKIMAKNTGQKLSKVKADMERDYWMSPQEAVKYGLVDKVLSKLD from the coding sequence ATGAAGAAGACAACATCGTATCTCATCCCCACCGTCATCGAAAAGTCAGCCGACGGCGAGCGGGCGTTTGATATCTATTCGCGCCTCTTAAACGAGCGGATTGTTTTCCTGGGCGAGGAGGTTAACGAGCACACCGCCAACAGCGTGGTGGCACAGCTGCTACATCTGGCATACGTTGATCCAGAGGCGGATATCTCACTCTACATCAATAGCCCGGGCGGCAGCGTCTATGATGGCATGGCGATTTACGATACCATGAATTTTATCAAGCCGGACGTGGCAACCTATGGCATTGGCTTGCAGGCCAGCATGGGCGCGTTTCTGCTTAGCTCTGGCGCCAAGGGCAAGCGGTTCTGCTTGCCGCACGCCAAGGTGATGATTCATCAGCCGTCAAGCGGCACGCGCGGTAAGGTAACCGACATGGAGATCGACCTGAAAGAAACGCTGGAAGTGAAGGAAATGCTGGCGAAAATCATGGCCAAAAACACCGGCCAGAAACTCTCTAAAGTCAAGGCTGACATGGAGCGTGATTACTGGATGAGTCCTCAGGAAGCGGTAAAATACGGACTGGTGGATAAGGTGCTGAGCAAGCTAGATTAG
- a CDS encoding ADP-ribosylglycohydrolase family protein encodes MSDSMINNAKGMLTGLAVGDALGMVSEFEQPGTFPYVDEMRAGGPFNLPKGYWTDDTSMALCLAESLLNNGGYDSYDVMGNFTRWRNEGYLSSTGFCFDCGGQIQAAIRDFESDKSAWVAKDTPRTEAAGNGAIMRLAPVVLAAFKHRSEKDILAMVRLSARETHYSFEAEAGAEVFAALLIRAMKANGNKTKVEDIDSLSTSNLFDDIWRRVRQPQELNTSGYIIHSLQVAWWAFQTYDSFRDGMLAVVNLGGDSDTNGAIYGQLAGAFYGYEAIPTTWRHDLYDEANITKKAELLYLMDSCEILVSRFEIDKLPPTRQ; translated from the coding sequence ATGAGTGATTCTATGATAAACAACGCCAAAGGTATGCTGACAGGATTAGCGGTTGGCGATGCATTGGGGATGGTGTCCGAATTTGAACAGCCCGGGACATTTCCATATGTTGATGAAATGAGAGCTGGCGGGCCGTTTAACCTACCGAAAGGATACTGGACGGACGACACATCAATGGCACTTTGTCTAGCCGAAAGCCTGCTCAACAACGGAGGATATGATTCATATGATGTGATGGGCAATTTTACTCGGTGGCGCAATGAGGGATATTTAAGTTCCACCGGCTTTTGTTTTGACTGCGGCGGACAGATTCAAGCGGCTATTCGTGATTTTGAAAGCGATAAAAGTGCTTGGGTTGCTAAAGATACTCCACGCACTGAGGCTGCTGGCAATGGTGCAATTATGCGATTAGCTCCGGTAGTGTTAGCGGCATTCAAGCATCGCTCAGAAAAAGATATCCTTGCCATGGTTCGTTTGTCGGCCAGAGAGACGCACTACTCATTTGAAGCAGAGGCTGGCGCTGAAGTTTTCGCTGCACTACTCATTCGAGCAATGAAAGCTAATGGAAATAAAACCAAAGTAGAAGACATTGATAGTCTAAGTACCAGTAACCTGTTTGATGATATTTGGCGGCGCGTTAGACAACCACAGGAGCTGAATACTAGCGGTTATATCATTCATAGTTTACAGGTTGCGTGGTGGGCGTTTCAAACCTACGACTCGTTCAGAGATGGCATGCTAGCTGTCGTAAACCTCGGCGGTGATTCCGATACAAACGGTGCAATCTATGGACAGTTGGCGGGTGCATTTTATGGATATGAAGCAATCCCCACAACCTGGCGCCATGATTTATATGATGAGGCAAATATCACAAAGAAGGCTGAGTTGCTATATTTGATGGATAGCTGTGAAATTTTAGTAAGTCGTTTTGAAATCGATAAGCTACCGCCCACTCGTCAATAA
- a CDS encoding RNA methyltransferase, with protein MEDTRNVIDKFKGRSEAEIIKELDAKDHGLVIALENTERDFNMGTIVRSANAFGVRQIYVIGRRQWNKRGAMMTDKYLHVHYVGSTAEFIELMRAENREIIAIDNILGSVNMSETTLPKRAVLVFGQEGPGISEEMAQAADKIIAIEQFGSTRSINVGAAATVAMYCWLQQHVLG; from the coding sequence ATGGAAGATACGCGAAATGTGATTGACAAATTCAAAGGTCGGAGCGAGGCGGAGATTATAAAAGAGTTGGATGCCAAGGATCACGGCTTGGTGATTGCCCTCGAGAACACCGAGCGGGATTTTAACATGGGGACGATTGTTCGGAGCGCCAATGCGTTTGGGGTGCGGCAGATTTACGTCATCGGCAGGCGGCAATGGAACAAGCGCGGTGCCATGATGACGGATAAATATCTGCACGTGCATTATGTCGGTTCGACGGCGGAGTTTATCGAGTTAATGCGGGCTGAAAACAGAGAAATTATCGCGATTGACAATATCCTGGGCAGCGTCAATATGTCAGAGACGACTTTGCCAAAGCGAGCGGTGTTGGTGTTTGGTCAAGAGGGCCCAGGAATTTCCGAGGAAATGGCGCAGGCGGCAGATAAAATTATTGCCATTGAACAGTTCGGCTCGACCCGCTCCATCAATGTCGGCGCAGCAGCGACTGTAGCGATGTATTGCTGGCTGCAGCAGCATGTGCTCGGTTGA
- a CDS encoding histidine--tRNA ligase gives MSNLSTQSYKGARDYFPEDKRLQNYIFKVWHATAQSFGYEEYGAPLLEPLDIYTAKSGQELAGEQTYLFTDRGGRQVAIRPEMTPSISRMVAGRRQELPMPARLYSIANFMRYERPQRGREREFWQLNADLFGAEGPWADAEIIEFGYRSIMNFGAREDMFTVRVNNRQLINQLMSRFLGLDVIGAQMMTRLLDRKNKISPEAFREQAIEIFGSEEAKAGLPKLAQLISMRSVDDLPEELADSPSVQQLRQVMTLLRQKGIGNAMFDVTLMRGLDYYTGTVFEFFDNSPENNRALFGGGRYDGLVGLFGVEPVATVGVGLGATTMQQFLEVHDLLPKLTTHTDVYIIAVDAASLGGADTLARTLRSEGVRAELDFSGRKLDKRLKTALKKNIPFVAFVGEEEVASGVYTIKNLIESTEQKVSLERMISVVKDRRYDGDDDAAFEI, from the coding sequence ATGAGCAATTTATCAACTCAGAGTTATAAGGGTGCGCGCGATTATTTCCCGGAGGATAAGCGCCTGCAAAACTATATCTTCAAGGTGTGGCACGCCACGGCGCAGAGTTTTGGGTACGAGGAATATGGCGCACCCTTGCTCGAGCCGCTGGATATTTACACCGCCAAGTCAGGGCAGGAGTTAGCGGGCGAGCAGACGTATCTATTCACCGATCGTGGTGGCCGTCAAGTGGCGATTCGCCCAGAGATGACACCATCGATTTCCCGCATGGTGGCCGGGCGGCGTCAGGAACTGCCTATGCCGGCGAGACTGTATTCTATCGCTAATTTTATGCGCTATGAGCGGCCGCAGCGTGGTCGGGAGCGCGAGTTTTGGCAGCTGAATGCTGATTTGTTTGGCGCGGAGGGGCCGTGGGCAGACGCAGAGATTATTGAGTTTGGCTACCGCAGCATCATGAACTTTGGTGCGCGCGAAGACATGTTTACCGTGCGGGTGAATAATCGCCAGCTGATCAATCAGTTGATGAGCAGGTTTCTCGGCCTCGATGTGATCGGCGCCCAGATGATGACGCGGCTGCTTGATCGCAAGAATAAGATTTCGCCGGAAGCTTTCCGCGAGCAAGCCATCGAGATTTTTGGATCAGAAGAAGCCAAAGCGGGCCTGCCAAAGTTGGCGCAGCTAATTAGCATGCGCAGTGTCGATGATCTGCCGGAGGAGCTGGCGGATAGCCCGAGCGTCCAGCAGCTTCGTCAAGTGATGACCCTGCTGCGTCAGAAAGGCATCGGCAATGCGATGTTCGACGTGACGCTGATGCGCGGGCTGGATTATTATACTGGCACGGTGTTTGAGTTTTTTGATAATTCGCCGGAGAATAATCGAGCGCTATTCGGCGGCGGGCGCTATGATGGGCTGGTCGGACTATTTGGTGTCGAGCCGGTCGCTACGGTCGGCGTGGGGCTCGGTGCGACGACCATGCAGCAGTTCCTCGAGGTGCATGACTTACTGCCAAAACTAACGACGCATACCGATGTGTACATCATCGCGGTGGACGCGGCATCGCTAGGTGGTGCAGATACTTTGGCGCGGACGCTGCGTAGCGAGGGGGTGCGGGCCGAGTTAGATTTCAGCGGGCGTAAGTTAGACAAGCGGCTGAAAACCGCGCTCAAAAAGAACATCCCATTCGTAGCGTTTGTTGGCGAGGAAGAAGTCGCTTCGGGTGTTTACACGATCAAAAATCTCATCGAGTCAACCGAGCAAAAAGTCAGCCTCGAGCGCATGATCAGCGTGGTCAAGGATCGGCGCTACGACGGCGATGATGACGCGGCGTTTGAGATTTAG
- a CDS encoding FAD-binding oxidoreductase produces MKKVATYLNEHLTGEVVTHDGALADAQRDGSVLARRPELIARVADTSDVRKILRFCSQLAEKGHVLPVYARGCGTDSTGAAIGRGIAIDMSAHMHNVVGIDPKQQLIHLQSGISHRAAQAVLSTHKGLGLPEISLTGEDGTIGGAISTEVAGMLSSAYGLLSQSIHQMEVVLSSGDIVQTGRLSKRELSKKKGLATFEGELYRQLDNLITDNEALIARIDASAPEMAGFSSIAQVRQRDGSFDLTPLFVGAQGSLGIIGELIMKADFIHPELTVVSAAYSSMNAAQAAVDTALQVGASTVELIDGRLFSRAAAQGKKLAWAPKECYRGGVVVALFHAFSDRARNKAAKKLLRALRGGTAVQVELRNMEMKEVFTLHSVLTLAEHPADEHGIVPQVFSGIWLPGVQLDGFIKSMRALEKEYGVAMPLFIDATTGMINSYPVFSSKKVSDRQRILKLCSDMVRIVTSHEGSFAGFGGEGRLKAAFVQPTLTPEERDLYAKIKHIFDPKGILAPGIKTAVPMKQLAEELNAWCRLVG; encoded by the coding sequence ATGAAAAAGGTTGCGACGTATTTGAATGAACATCTGACGGGTGAAGTGGTGACGCATGACGGTGCTCTGGCGGATGCGCAGCGGGACGGGAGCGTGCTTGCGCGCCGGCCGGAGTTGATCGCACGAGTAGCAGATACGAGTGATGTGCGCAAGATTTTGCGGTTTTGTTCGCAGCTAGCGGAGAAAGGCCACGTCTTGCCAGTGTATGCGCGTGGATGCGGCACGGACAGTACAGGTGCGGCGATTGGGCGTGGCATCGCCATCGACATGTCGGCGCATATGCATAATGTCGTCGGAATTGACCCTAAACAACAGTTGATTCACCTCCAGTCGGGTATTTCTCACAGAGCGGCGCAAGCGGTTCTGTCAACGCATAAAGGCTTGGGCTTGCCGGAAATTTCATTGACGGGTGAGGATGGGACGATTGGCGGCGCAATTAGTACTGAAGTGGCTGGCATGCTGTCCTCGGCGTATGGTCTATTGAGCCAGTCGATTCACCAGATGGAAGTTGTCTTGTCAAGTGGCGATATCGTGCAGACCGGCCGGCTGTCAAAGCGCGAGCTGAGCAAGAAAAAGGGCCTGGCAACGTTTGAGGGCGAACTGTACCGGCAGCTGGATAATTTGATAACCGATAATGAAGCGCTGATCGCTCGGATTGATGCTAGCGCGCCAGAGATGGCTGGCTTTTCGAGTATCGCTCAGGTGCGGCAGCGCGACGGCTCGTTTGACCTCACGCCGCTGTTTGTCGGCGCTCAAGGCAGCCTCGGTATCATCGGCGAACTAATTATGAAGGCTGACTTCATCCATCCGGAATTGACCGTGGTGAGCGCGGCGTATAGTTCAATGAATGCAGCGCAGGCGGCGGTCGACACGGCGCTGCAAGTGGGCGCCTCGACCGTCGAGCTGATCGACGGGCGGCTCTTTTCGCGGGCGGCGGCACAGGGCAAGAAACTAGCGTGGGCGCCGAAAGAATGCTATCGCGGTGGCGTGGTAGTGGCGCTCTTTCACGCATTTTCAGACCGAGCACGCAATAAGGCTGCTAAGAAGTTGCTTCGTGCGCTTCGTGGTGGTACGGCTGTGCAGGTCGAGCTACGCAACATGGAAATGAAAGAGGTGTTTACACTCCATTCGGTGTTGACCTTGGCGGAGCATCCCGCCGATGAGCATGGTATCGTGCCGCAGGTATTCTCGGGGATATGGCTGCCGGGCGTACAGCTGGACGGCTTTATCAAGTCGATGCGTGCACTCGAGAAAGAATACGGCGTGGCCATGCCGCTGTTTATCGACGCGACGACTGGCATGATCAATAGCTATCCGGTGTTCTCGAGCAAAAAGGTCAGTGACCGCCAGCGTATCCTCAAACTCTGCTCGGACATGGTGCGGATCGTGACTAGCCACGAAGGGTCGTTTGCGGGATTTGGCGGCGAAGGTCGGCTCAAGGCTGCGTTTGTCCAGCCAACACTCACGCCCGAGGAGCGTGATCTGTATGCAAAAATCAAGCACATCTTTGATCCAAAAGGCATCCTCGCGCCGGGTATCAAGACTGCCGTGCCGATGAAGCAGCTGGCAGAAGAGTTAAATGCTTGGTGCCGGCTGGTGGGCTGA
- a CDS encoding twin-arginine translocation signal domain-containing protein, translating into MCESSKSERPELESGHLQETDGSGKKVSRRSFLGGMALGAGCLGAGTLIGEAIKNLGSEQGQNIPIQHNNDRKVPPPESRNVVVVQLLPENAEPHQGIEKISSGVSSALGRIALTTEYLYDLNVTFTRDGHLPDTTRITEDGEQSAYSKNILKLIGQAHARETGSKIVLVIVDSGDTKEYYYSGLTMYDDGRPPVAFVRDVGGVSIGTIAHELGHMLAPEGVERGLGHAWALQSWVRQDGDKEVKDLRHSSHVASIQNIIAAGYGLEKDDSGESDPYASTYSIMGNSESFNSGDPTRPIFSATEIAFLDPTRPIHHITTPSEGTGVIPIGCNRHDQIGVTLDIPEGHALRQIAPDADTIFIGPIVHAKHWSNPIDRMGVFATWSGGRNSAILNPSIWDESIKYGENSFEHVAYIDEQLGILVAAGQQSGQVYVRLVPLHTEEAQELIRVGQERLIKSLNI; encoded by the coding sequence ATGTGTGAATCCTCAAAGTCTGAGCGTCCAGAGTTGGAGTCTGGGCATCTCCAAGAGACAGACGGGAGCGGCAAGAAGGTTAGCCGTCGCAGTTTTTTGGGAGGTATGGCGCTTGGTGCTGGATGCTTGGGCGCTGGAACTCTTATCGGTGAGGCTATAAAAAATCTAGGATCAGAACAAGGTCAAAATATACCGATACAGCACAATAACGATCGAAAAGTTCCGCCGCCGGAATCGCGAAATGTTGTTGTCGTGCAATTATTGCCAGAAAACGCAGAGCCTCATCAAGGTATTGAAAAAATTAGCTCTGGGGTATCAAGCGCCCTTGGGCGTATCGCACTAACAACTGAATATCTATATGATCTTAATGTGACGTTCACGCGGGACGGCCACTTGCCTGACACAACACGAATAACTGAGGATGGCGAACAGTCTGCCTATAGTAAGAACATACTTAAATTAATTGGTCAAGCCCACGCGCGTGAAACAGGAAGTAAGATAGTACTGGTTATCGTCGATTCTGGTGATACAAAAGAATACTACTACTCCGGTCTAACGATGTATGATGATGGGCGGCCTCCGGTTGCATTTGTACGTGACGTGGGTGGCGTGTCCATTGGTACGATTGCACACGAATTGGGACATATGCTTGCGCCAGAGGGTGTCGAGCGCGGTCTTGGCCATGCGTGGGCCCTGCAGTCATGGGTAAGGCAAGATGGTGACAAGGAGGTAAAAGATTTGCGCCATAGTTCCCACGTTGCTTCTATTCAGAACATTATCGCTGCAGGGTATGGATTAGAGAAAGATGATAGCGGGGAATCAGATCCTTATGCTTCGACGTATAGCATCATGGGTAATAGCGAATCATTTAATTCCGGAGACCCAACGAGACCAATATTCTCTGCCACTGAGATTGCCTTTCTCGATCCAACACGGCCAATTCACCACATCACAACACCGTCGGAAGGTACAGGTGTGATTCCCATTGGCTGTAACAGGCATGACCAGATCGGTGTTACTCTGGATATACCAGAGGGTCATGCACTACGTCAAATAGCCCCGGATGCAGATACAATTTTTATTGGCCCAATAGTTCACGCAAAGCACTGGAGTAACCCTATTGACCGGATGGGTGTCTTTGCGACATGGTCAGGAGGGCGTAATAGTGCCATATTAAATCCAAGCATATGGGATGAGAGTATTAAATATGGCGAGAATAGCTTTGAACACGTTGCGTATATTGATGAACAGCTCGGTATATTGGTCGCCGCTGGACAGCAATCGGGCCAGGTCTACGTCCGCTTAGTACCGCTCCATACTGAGGAGGCACAGGAGTTAATACGTGTAGGACAAGAGCGGTTGATAAAAAGTCTCAATATATAA
- a CDS encoding oligoribonuclease, producing MEATVIPYDPLPPGLFVWMDLEYTTTDVDTARILEVAAIITNRQLEQIGEPFSLTCKPDDFSGHSMPESVVDMHTRNGLLDDVSASKYNEAALEKQALNWLQQTANDAVLIHCGYYLQCDREILAKRMPALYERLGFRQLDVRCAEEMADTWTSRGRYRRTSRHNHRALGDVREAILLAGKYKERFVPKISLN from the coding sequence ATGGAGGCTACCGTGATCCCGTACGACCCACTTCCACCCGGCCTCTTTGTCTGGATGGATTTGGAGTATACGACGACCGATGTTGATACGGCGCGGATACTTGAAGTCGCGGCGATTATTACCAACCGCCAGTTGGAGCAAATCGGCGAGCCGTTTTCTTTAACCTGCAAGCCCGATGACTTCTCTGGGCATTCTATGCCTGAATCAGTTGTCGATATGCACACGCGAAATGGCCTACTGGACGATGTCTCTGCATCAAAATATAACGAGGCCGCACTCGAAAAGCAAGCGCTCAACTGGCTACAGCAAACCGCAAATGATGCTGTTTTAATTCACTGCGGCTATTATCTGCAATGCGATCGCGAGATCCTCGCAAAGCGCATGCCCGCGCTGTACGAGCGTTTGGGATTCCGGCAACTTGACGTGCGCTGCGCTGAAGAAATGGCCGATACCTGGACGAGCCGGGGGCGATATCGACGAACCAGCCGCCACAATCATCGCGCGCTTGGCGATGTGAGGGAGGCAATCCTGCTAGCTGGGAAGTACAAAGAGCGGTTTGTGCCCAAGATATCACTAAACTA
- the tig gene encoding trigger factor has product MKTTVKKLSDTNVCLTITLGADELNAAEQVALTKMARDLKVPGFRKGKVPVSVAAKHVNPMALQEQVLDNALSKAVAEAFMNEKLQALERPSVEVKKFVPNQEVEFTAEATVVPPVKLGDYKKLKAKPQAVKVDAKDVDEIIERMQQNFVDKAEVKRAAQEGDEAIIDFVGKKDGVAFDGGSAKDFALKLGGGQFIPGFEEGVVGHKAGETFDLDLEFPKDYHAENLAGAKVMFSVTLHKVNELKLPELNDEFAAKCGPFTDVKELKADIKREITAQKEREAKEKLKDELVAELADSSKVALPELLIDDQLRSIEQDLMQNLSYRGLTMDSYLKTQGFKDKADWQKKEARPAAEKRVKAGLVLAGLSKELGVEVSREELDRQISTFKQQYGKDAKLAARFDDPNVHRDIANRMITDKTIDKLVELNSK; this is encoded by the coding sequence ATGAAGACTACTGTAAAGAAACTATCAGATACTAACGTTTGTTTGACAATTACGCTCGGGGCGGACGAGCTAAATGCGGCCGAGCAGGTGGCGCTGACCAAGATGGCGCGCGACCTCAAGGTGCCGGGATTTCGTAAGGGTAAGGTGCCGGTCAGCGTGGCTGCCAAGCACGTCAATCCAATGGCGCTCCAGGAGCAGGTGCTAGACAACGCGCTGTCCAAGGCGGTCGCCGAGGCCTTTATGAACGAGAAGCTGCAGGCGCTAGAGCGGCCGAGCGTTGAGGTCAAGAAATTTGTCCCCAATCAAGAAGTCGAGTTCACCGCCGAGGCGACCGTTGTGCCGCCGGTCAAATTAGGTGATTACAAAAAGCTCAAGGCCAAGCCTCAGGCCGTCAAGGTTGATGCCAAGGACGTCGACGAAATCATCGAGCGAATGCAGCAGAATTTTGTCGATAAAGCCGAGGTCAAGCGTGCGGCTCAAGAAGGTGATGAGGCGATCATCGACTTTGTCGGCAAGAAAGACGGCGTGGCGTTTGACGGCGGTTCGGCCAAGGACTTTGCCCTGAAGCTGGGTGGCGGTCAGTTTATCCCCGGCTTTGAAGAGGGTGTGGTTGGCCACAAGGCCGGCGAGACATTTGATCTTGACCTCGAATTTCCAAAGGATTACCATGCTGAAAATCTGGCCGGCGCCAAGGTGATGTTTAGTGTGACGCTGCACAAAGTAAATGAGCTGAAGTTACCGGAACTCAATGATGAATTTGCCGCTAAATGTGGCCCATTCACCGACGTCAAAGAACTCAAGGCCGACATCAAGCGCGAAATCACCGCGCAAAAAGAGCGCGAGGCCAAGGAGAAACTCAAGGATGAGCTGGTGGCGGAATTGGCGGATAGCTCCAAGGTGGCGCTGCCAGAGCTGTTGATCGACGATCAGCTGCGGTCAATTGAACAAGATCTGATGCAGAATTTGTCATATCGCGGCCTGACAATGGACTCGTATCTAAAGACGCAAGGCTTCAAAGATAAAGCCGATTGGCAGAAAAAAGAGGCTCGCCCAGCGGCTGAAAAGCGGGTCAAGGCTGGCCTGGTGCTGGCTGGGCTATCAAAGGAGCTGGGCGTAGAGGTTAGCCGCGAGGAGCTTGATAGGCAAATTTCTACCTTCAAGCAGCAGTACGGCAAGGATGCCAAGCTGGCCGCGCGATTTGACGATCCAAACGTCCACCGTGACATCGCGAATCGGATGATCACCGACAAGACGATCGACAAGCTGGTTGAGCTGAATAGTAAATAG